One Cellulosimicrobium protaetiae genomic region harbors:
- a CDS encoding protoporphyrinogen/coproporphyrinogen oxidase, which produces MSTEPTTSRTSPGTVPEEVDAVVVGAGVAGLTAARTLREQGLRVVVLEAADVPGGPVRGGDLPGLDGVRVDLGAESFAARGAAVGDLVRDLGLDVVEPSGAGAWGYAAGRAYPLPRAGVLGIPAHPWSSDVRRAVGVGGALRASLDRVLPRRVTDLRTLETFARSRMGSRVTERLVAPVAAGVHSAPLDRLDVAAVAPGLREAFEREGSLAGAVASLRALAPAGSAVRGIDGGMHRLVEHLAAGTDVRVRHEVTDLTHREAPRREVEIRPGSDADRGGNPRLGGWVVRAQTPDGPVELAAPRLVVTTPALVDALGPLVGTAADLLPDPEPGADVRLVTLLLRAPELDDAPRGTGLLVAPPHRDAGRAAPPSDVEAKALTHSTAKWPWLRERVRAAVGPGHHVVRLSYGRIGATTEPGLDRVVADASRLFGVDLHGRVLGHVVTRWNGALPPPTPAFRREVAAFVERVDAVPGLAVTGGWIAGTGLASIVGHAQECARGLVAEQ; this is translated from the coding sequence GTGAGCACCGAGCCGACGACGTCCCGCACCTCCCCCGGGACCGTCCCCGAGGAGGTGGACGCGGTCGTCGTCGGCGCGGGGGTCGCGGGGCTCACCGCGGCCCGGACCCTGCGCGAGCAGGGGCTGCGCGTCGTCGTGCTCGAGGCCGCGGACGTCCCCGGCGGGCCCGTCCGCGGCGGCGACCTGCCCGGGCTCGACGGCGTGCGCGTCGACCTGGGGGCAGAGTCCTTCGCCGCCCGCGGTGCGGCGGTCGGCGACCTCGTCCGCGACCTCGGCCTCGACGTCGTCGAGCCGTCGGGGGCGGGCGCGTGGGGCTACGCCGCCGGGCGCGCCTACCCGCTGCCGCGCGCGGGCGTGCTCGGGATCCCGGCCCACCCCTGGTCCTCCGACGTGCGCCGCGCGGTCGGCGTCGGCGGTGCGCTGCGCGCGAGCCTCGACCGCGTCCTGCCGCGCCGCGTCACGGACCTGCGCACGCTCGAGACCTTCGCGCGCTCGCGCATGGGGTCGCGCGTCACGGAACGCCTCGTGGCGCCCGTCGCGGCGGGCGTCCACTCCGCCCCGCTCGACCGTCTGGACGTCGCCGCGGTCGCGCCCGGGCTCCGTGAGGCGTTCGAGCGCGAGGGCTCGCTCGCGGGCGCGGTCGCGTCGCTGCGCGCGCTCGCCCCGGCAGGCTCGGCCGTGCGCGGGATCGACGGCGGCATGCACCGCCTCGTCGAGCACCTCGCGGCGGGCACGGACGTGCGCGTCCGCCACGAGGTCACCGACCTGACCCACCGTGAAGCACCCCGTCGAGAAGTGGAGATCCGGCCCGGATCCGACGCGGACAGGGGCGGGAACCCGCGTCTCGGCGGCTGGGTGGTCCGTGCGCAGACGCCCGACGGGCCGGTCGAGCTCGCCGCGCCCCGGCTCGTCGTGACGACCCCGGCGCTCGTCGACGCGCTCGGGCCGCTCGTCGGCACCGCGGCGGACCTGCTGCCCGACCCCGAGCCCGGTGCGGACGTCCGCCTCGTCACGCTCCTGCTCCGCGCTCCCGAGCTCGACGACGCGCCGCGCGGGACGGGCCTGCTCGTCGCCCCGCCGCACCGCGACGCCGGGCGGGCCGCGCCGCCGTCGGACGTCGAGGCCAAGGCCCTGACGCACTCGACGGCCAAGTGGCCGTGGCTGCGCGAGCGCGTGCGCGCCGCCGTCGGCCCGGGCCACCACGTGGTGCGGCTCAGCTACGGGCGCATCGGCGCGACGACGGAGCCAGGGCTCGATCGTGTCGTCGCCGACGCGTCGCGGCTGTTCGGCGTCGACCTGCACGGCCGCGTGCTCGGGCACGTCGTGACCCGCTGGAACGGCGCGCTGCCCCCGCCGACGCCCGCGTTCCGCCGCGAGGTCGCGGCGTTCGTCGAGCGGGTCGACGCCGTCCCCGGGCTCGCGGTGACGGGTGGCTGGATCGCCGGCACGGGCCTCGCGTCGATCGTCGGGCACGCCCAGGAATGCGCGCGCGGCCTCGTCGCCGAGCAGTGA
- a CDS encoding HdeD family acid-resistance protein: MTTQDPILTAFSSTAKQVWYWPVLRGVLAILFGVVALSWPDKTAAVVIWVIGVFAVVDGLVEIIEGIRRRGTGSGTAFLVTMGVLSLAVGIVLLVWPGKTAIVLTWIVGFWAVVYGLFQTVASLDLRKIPGSGWGWGVFAGVLGLVFGLLVLFNVNAGLVSIVWLLALFAIVWGVMLIAFGFQIRSLGKQAGRATTY, translated from the coding sequence ATGACGACGCAGGACCCGATCCTCACCGCCTTCTCCAGCACCGCGAAGCAGGTCTGGTACTGGCCAGTGCTCCGCGGCGTCCTCGCGATCCTGTTCGGCGTGGTCGCGCTGTCGTGGCCGGACAAGACCGCGGCCGTCGTCATCTGGGTGATCGGTGTCTTCGCGGTCGTGGACGGGCTCGTCGAGATCATCGAGGGCATCCGGCGACGCGGCACGGGCAGCGGCACCGCGTTCCTCGTGACCATGGGCGTCCTCAGCCTGGCCGTCGGTATCGTGCTGCTCGTCTGGCCGGGCAAGACCGCGATCGTCCTCACGTGGATCGTCGGGTTCTGGGCCGTGGTCTACGGGTTGTTCCAGACCGTCGCGAGCCTCGACCTGCGCAAGATCCCCGGCAGCGGGTGGGGCTGGGGCGTGTTCGCCGGAGTCCTCGGCCTCGTCTTCGGTCTGCTCGTGCTGTTCAACGTCAACGCCGGGCTGGTCTCGATCGTGTGGCTGCTCGCGCTCTTCGCGATCGTCTGGGGCGTCATGCTCATCGCCTTCGGCTTCCAGATCCGCTCGCTCGGCAAGCAGGCAGGCCGCGCCACGACGTACTGA
- the hemC gene encoding hydroxymethylbilane synthase — protein sequence MSPAGTPPLRVGTRGSALATTQTGHVARRLEELTGREIEIVRIRTDGDVLTGSLAQMGGTGVFVTALREALLDERCDVAVHSLKDLPTGHAPGLTIVTPERENPRDVLCARGGLTIATLPRGARVGTGSPRRAAQLRSVRPDLDVVDIRGNVDTRLARALGPDADLDAVVLAYAGLARLGRLDAVSEVVDTAIMAPAAGQGALAVEVRTSSLDDPVLARALRDLDHEPTRLAVLAERSLLARLEAGCAAPVGAHAVVEEDEIVLTAVVARVDGAEQLTHSARAALPGGNAPSAAARSGRDDVARDLGARVADALLADGAARLAPLRETGGLATGSPSGPAAGDVTPTDAAPSSERAVEAARQQLRDGGYRGETR from the coding sequence GTGAGCCCTGCAGGTACCCCTCCCCTCCGTGTGGGCACGCGCGGCAGCGCCCTCGCGACCACCCAGACCGGCCACGTCGCCCGACGCCTCGAGGAGCTGACCGGCCGGGAGATCGAGATCGTGCGCATCCGCACCGACGGCGACGTCCTCACCGGGTCGCTCGCCCAGATGGGCGGCACCGGCGTCTTCGTCACCGCGCTGCGCGAGGCGCTGCTCGACGAGCGGTGCGACGTCGCCGTCCACTCCCTCAAGGACCTCCCGACCGGGCACGCGCCCGGCCTGACGATCGTCACGCCCGAGCGCGAGAACCCGCGCGACGTCCTCTGCGCGCGCGGCGGCCTCACCATCGCGACGCTCCCGCGCGGGGCCCGCGTGGGCACCGGGTCGCCCCGCCGGGCCGCGCAGCTCCGCTCCGTCCGGCCCGACCTCGACGTCGTCGACATCCGCGGCAACGTCGACACACGCCTCGCCCGCGCGCTCGGCCCCGACGCGGACCTCGACGCCGTCGTGCTCGCCTACGCCGGGCTCGCGCGGCTCGGCCGGCTCGACGCCGTGTCCGAGGTGGTCGACACCGCGATCATGGCGCCCGCCGCCGGGCAGGGCGCCCTCGCGGTGGAGGTGCGGACGTCGTCGCTCGACGACCCCGTGCTCGCGCGCGCCCTGCGCGACCTCGACCACGAGCCGACCCGCCTCGCCGTCCTCGCCGAGCGCTCGCTCCTCGCACGGCTCGAGGCCGGCTGCGCCGCCCCCGTCGGCGCGCACGCCGTGGTCGAGGAGGACGAGATCGTGCTGACGGCGGTCGTGGCACGCGTCGACGGCGCGGAACAGCTCACGCACTCGGCGCGCGCCGCGCTCCCCGGCGGGAACGCCCCGTCGGCCGCTGCACGGTCGGGACGGGACGACGTCGCCCGCGACCTGGGCGCGCGCGTCGCCGACGCGCTCCTCGCCGACGGCGCCGCACGCCTCGCCCCGTTGCGCGAGACCGGCGGCCTCGCGACCGGGTCCCCGTCCGGCCCGGCCGCCGGGGACGTCACGCCCACCGACGCGGCCCCCTCGTCCGAACGGGCGGTCGAGGCCGCTCGACAGCAGCTCCGCGACGGCGGCTACCGCGGCGAGACCCGATGA
- the hemB gene encoding porphobilinogen synthase has product MTHPLPVGHHRPRRLRTSPRVRRLVSETRVHASDLVLPLFVKEGLDAPRPISSMPGVVQHTEATLADAVRDAARAGVGGVMLFGIPAERDATGTQADAEDGILQRGIRVAVEAAREHAGGGPVVMADTCLDEFTDHGHCGVLTTGRDGAIVVDNDATLDRYASMAVAQARAGTDVVAPSGMMDGHVGVIREALDAAGFDDVGILAYSAKYASAFYGPFREAVDSALQGDRRTYQMDAGNAREGLREADLDLAEGADMVMVKPAGSYLDVLAAVAEMSSVPVAAYQVSGEYAMIEAAAANGWIDRRAAVTESVLGIKRAGADVILTYWATELAGWLDENDGRTRA; this is encoded by the coding sequence GTGACCCACCCGCTTCCCGTCGGCCACCACCGGCCGCGCCGCCTGCGCACGAGCCCGCGCGTGCGGCGGCTCGTGTCCGAGACGCGCGTGCACGCGTCGGACCTCGTGCTGCCGCTGTTCGTCAAGGAGGGCCTGGACGCGCCGCGCCCGATCTCGTCGATGCCGGGCGTCGTGCAGCACACGGAGGCGACGCTCGCGGACGCGGTGCGCGACGCCGCACGCGCCGGGGTCGGTGGCGTCATGCTGTTCGGCATCCCCGCCGAGCGCGACGCCACGGGGACGCAGGCGGACGCGGAGGACGGCATCCTCCAGCGCGGGATCCGGGTCGCTGTCGAGGCCGCGAGGGAGCACGCCGGCGGCGGGCCGGTCGTCATGGCCGACACGTGCCTCGACGAGTTCACCGACCACGGGCACTGCGGCGTGCTGACCACGGGACGTGACGGGGCGATCGTCGTCGACAACGACGCGACGCTCGACCGCTATGCGTCCATGGCCGTCGCCCAGGCGAGGGCGGGCACGGACGTCGTGGCGCCGTCGGGCATGATGGACGGCCACGTCGGCGTGATCCGCGAGGCGCTCGACGCCGCCGGGTTCGACGACGTGGGCATCCTCGCCTACTCCGCGAAGTACGCGAGCGCGTTCTACGGCCCGTTCCGCGAGGCCGTGGACTCGGCGCTCCAGGGTGACCGCCGGACGTACCAGATGGACGCGGGCAACGCCCGCGAGGGCCTGCGCGAGGCGGACCTCGACCTCGCGGAGGGCGCTGACATGGTCATGGTGAAGCCCGCGGGGTCGTACCTGGACGTGCTGGCGGCGGTCGCGGAGATGTCGTCGGTGCCGGTGGCGGCGTACCAGGTGTCGGGCGAGTACGCGATGATCGAGGCCGCCGCGGCGAACGGCTGGATCGACCGGCGCGCGGCGGTCACGGAGTCGGTGCTGGGCATCAAGCGCGCCGGCGCGGACGTGATCCTCACCTACTGGGCGACGGAGCTCGCGGGCTGGCTGGACGAGAACGACGGAAGGACGCGGGCATGA
- a CDS encoding DUF2330 domain-containing protein: protein MGGGTGARRAVRAAAATLALAGGAVVAAPPAGACACGGLVDGPAYDTSVSQEAAVLQWDGTTETMLIELDALSNAPEVGLILPTPAPAEVALADPQVFRELDDLTQPRAVATDHRWWPELGFGTAGSDGAGAPAGVAVLDEVRLGPLDVTTLGATDPAALGAWLTERGFQLPEEIQTALAPYVAEGWSFVAARLAPEEATAFDGTLQPLRVTFPSGSLVYPMRMSAVADETQSTRTYVLADHRVDRVDATAEAQEPTVRFAGRVDPGSVSSDELAALLASGSFVTSHEQVFTEPGTQIVSDFTFSPAAADVAYTPTVAVVADKRIGPFFAGPVLAFAGVLALAVLVIWSGRRRRAPAPALAPRPARA from the coding sequence ATGGGCGGGGGAACCGGAGCACGACGGGCGGTCCGCGCGGCAGCGGCCACGCTCGCGCTGGCGGGCGGGGCCGTGGTCGCGGCGCCGCCCGCCGGCGCGTGCGCGTGCGGCGGGCTCGTCGACGGACCCGCCTACGACACCTCGGTCTCGCAGGAGGCGGCGGTGCTCCAGTGGGACGGGACGACCGAGACGATGCTGATCGAGCTCGACGCCCTGTCGAACGCGCCGGAGGTCGGTCTGATCCTGCCCACGCCGGCACCGGCCGAGGTCGCGCTCGCCGACCCCCAGGTCTTCCGTGAGCTCGACGACCTCACGCAGCCGCGCGCCGTCGCCACGGACCACCGGTGGTGGCCCGAGCTGGGATTCGGCACCGCCGGCAGCGACGGCGCCGGCGCTCCGGCGGGCGTCGCGGTCCTCGACGAGGTCCGGCTCGGGCCGCTCGACGTCACGACCCTCGGCGCGACCGACCCCGCCGCCCTCGGCGCCTGGCTCACGGAGCGGGGGTTCCAGCTCCCCGAGGAGATCCAGACCGCGCTCGCCCCGTACGTCGCCGAGGGGTGGTCCTTCGTCGCGGCCCGGCTCGCGCCCGAGGAGGCCACCGCGTTCGACGGGACGCTGCAGCCCCTGCGGGTGACGTTCCCGAGCGGCTCGCTCGTCTACCCGATGCGCATGTCCGCCGTCGCCGACGAGACGCAGAGCACGCGCACGTACGTCCTCGCCGACCACCGCGTCGACCGCGTCGACGCCACCGCCGAGGCGCAGGAGCCGACCGTGCGGTTCGCCGGCCGGGTCGACCCGGGGTCGGTGTCGTCCGACGAGCTCGCGGCGCTCCTCGCGTCCGGCAGCTTCGTCACGTCGCACGAGCAGGTCTTCACCGAGCCGGGGACGCAGATCGTCTCCGACTTCACGTTCTCGCCGGCCGCGGCCGACGTCGCCTACACGCCGACGGTCGCCGTCGTCGCCGACAAGCGGATCGGCCCCTTCTTCGCCGGACCGGTCCTCGCGTTCGCGGGCGTGCTGGCGCTCGCCGTCCTCGTGATCTGGTCGGGCCGACGCCGGCGCGCGCCCGCTCCGGCCCTCGCGCCGCGTCCGGCGCGCGCCTGA
- the hemL gene encoding glutamate-1-semialdehyde 2,1-aminomutase codes for MTDTGGFGTAEAVQAENAALFGAPGAGGADNHAAFVRAQAVLPGGVSSPVRAYGSVGGDPRFLASARGPYVTDVAGREYVDLVCSWGPALLGHAHPDVVAAVQEAAARGLSFGAPTLGEVELAEEIRRRVPAAERVRLVSTGTEATMTAIRLARGVTGRDVVVKFAGCYHGHVDALLAEAGSGVATLALPGSAGVTEATAAETLVLPYNDLAAVEAAFAERGSEIAAVITEASPANMGVVPPAEGFNEGLRRITAAHGALLVLDEVLTGFRVGPSGWWGLENAALRGQGADGYTPDLFTFGKVVGGGMPVAAVGGPATVMDQLAPLGPVYQAGTLSGNPVAVAAGLATLRLADDAVYARVDEVAGVLSSAVGAALDAAGLPHRVQRAGSLFSVFFGDLAASAGVRDYAQAQAQETFRYRAFFHAMLDAGVSLPPSVFEAWFVSAAHDDAAVTRILDAFPAAARAAAKATPD; via the coding sequence ATGACGGACACCGGAGGCTTCGGGACGGCGGAGGCCGTGCAGGCGGAGAACGCGGCGCTCTTCGGCGCCCCGGGCGCGGGCGGGGCGGACAACCACGCCGCGTTCGTGCGCGCGCAGGCCGTGCTGCCGGGCGGGGTGAGCTCGCCGGTCCGCGCCTACGGGTCCGTCGGCGGCGACCCGCGGTTCCTGGCCTCGGCCCGCGGCCCGTACGTCACCGACGTCGCAGGGCGCGAGTACGTCGACCTCGTGTGCTCGTGGGGCCCGGCGCTGCTCGGGCACGCGCACCCCGACGTCGTCGCGGCGGTCCAGGAGGCCGCCGCGCGCGGGCTGTCGTTCGGCGCGCCGACGCTCGGCGAGGTCGAGCTCGCGGAGGAGATCCGCCGTCGGGTGCCCGCCGCGGAGCGCGTGCGCCTCGTGTCGACCGGCACCGAGGCGACCATGACCGCGATCCGGCTGGCGCGCGGCGTGACCGGGCGGGACGTCGTCGTGAAGTTCGCGGGCTGCTACCACGGGCACGTCGACGCGCTGCTCGCGGAGGCGGGCTCCGGCGTCGCGACGCTCGCCCTGCCCGGCTCGGCCGGGGTCACCGAGGCGACGGCGGCCGAGACACTCGTGCTCCCGTACAACGACCTCGCCGCCGTCGAGGCGGCGTTCGCGGAGCGCGGCTCCGAGATCGCGGCCGTCATCACGGAGGCGTCGCCCGCCAACATGGGCGTCGTCCCGCCCGCGGAGGGCTTCAACGAGGGCCTGCGCCGCATCACCGCGGCGCACGGCGCGCTGCTCGTCCTCGACGAGGTGCTCACGGGCTTCCGCGTCGGGCCGAGCGGCTGGTGGGGCCTCGAGAACGCGGCCCTGCGCGGCCAGGGCGCGGACGGGTACACGCCGGACCTGTTCACCTTCGGCAAGGTCGTCGGCGGCGGGATGCCGGTCGCCGCGGTCGGCGGCCCGGCGACCGTCATGGACCAGCTCGCGCCGCTCGGCCCGGTGTACCAGGCGGGCACGCTGTCCGGGAACCCGGTCGCGGTCGCGGCGGGTCTCGCGACGCTCCGCCTCGCCGACGACGCGGTCTACGCGCGCGTCGACGAGGTCGCGGGAGTGCTGTCGTCGGCCGTGGGCGCGGCGCTCGACGCCGCGGGCCTCCCGCACCGCGTGCAGCGCGCAGGGTCGCTCTTCTCGGTGTTCTTCGGCGACCTCGCGGCGAGCGCCGGCGTGCGCGACTACGCGCAGGCCCAGGCGCAGGAGACGTTCCGGTACCGCGCGTTCTTCCACGCGATGCTCGACGCGGGCGTCAGCCTCCCGCCGTCGGTGTTCGAGGCGTGGTTCGTCTCCGCGGCCCACGACGACGCCGCGGTGACGCGCATCCTCGACGCCTTCCCCGCGGCGGCCCGAGCCGCGGCCAAGGCGACCCCCGACTGA
- a CDS encoding uroporphyrinogen-III synthase produces MTPGPLRDPSRGPAPVVPPPPARATPRGEAEPAGPVPPPEVAGSPLAGRTVLVPRSPERAAGLAATLRDAGARVLVSPAIERARVEDTAPVDGAVARLAHGDFSWVVVTSVNAIDELLAAAARQGVDLGDAARRSRWAAVGPATRRALEVVGIHVDLEPTENSARGLVAAFATLAPADQGSPSADRGSVSAGQGSPARGRAGVLLPQGDLAAPTMHDGLHDLGYVPHVVTVYRTVTHTLDPEVVAAWRAGDVDAVVLTSGSVAREIAEQLGSRDDVAGVAIGDPTARAARDVGLRLDAVAERPTDSALAAALTTVLSGAPAALPTIDPTDAAATDEGDPS; encoded by the coding sequence ATGACCCCGGGACCCCTGCGCGACCCGTCGCGCGGCCCCGCGCCCGTCGTCCCTCCGCCGCCGGCCCGGGCGACCCCGCGAGGCGAGGCCGAGCCCGCCGGACCGGTGCCGCCCCCGGAGGTCGCGGGCAGCCCGCTCGCCGGCCGGACGGTCCTCGTCCCCCGATCGCCCGAGCGCGCCGCCGGGCTCGCCGCGACGCTCCGCGACGCCGGGGCGCGCGTCCTCGTCAGCCCCGCGATCGAGCGCGCCCGGGTCGAGGACACCGCGCCTGTGGACGGCGCCGTCGCCCGCCTCGCGCACGGCGACTTCTCCTGGGTCGTCGTGACGAGCGTCAACGCGATCGACGAGCTCCTCGCCGCCGCCGCCCGCCAGGGCGTCGACCTGGGCGACGCCGCCCGCCGGTCCCGCTGGGCCGCCGTCGGCCCCGCGACCCGCCGCGCCCTCGAAGTCGTCGGCATCCACGTGGACCTCGAGCCGACCGAGAACTCGGCCCGGGGCCTCGTCGCCGCCTTCGCCACGCTCGCCCCGGCGGACCAGGGTTCTCCCTCGGCGGACCGGGGTTCTGTCTCGGCAGGCCAGGGTTCTCCCGCGCGAGGGAGGGCCGGGGTCCTGCTCCCGCAGGGGGACCTCGCGGCTCCGACGATGCACGACGGCCTGCACGACCTCGGGTACGTCCCGCACGTCGTCACCGTCTACCGCACCGTCACGCACACCCTCGACCCCGAGGTCGTCGCGGCCTGGCGCGCGGGTGACGTGGACGCCGTCGTGCTGACCTCGGGGAGCGTCGCGCGCGAGATCGCGGAGCAGCTCGGGTCGCGCGACGACGTCGCGGGAGTCGCGATCGGCGACCCGACCGCCCGCGCGGCGCGCGACGTCGGGCTGCGGCTCGACGCGGTGGCCGAGCGGCCCACGGACTCCGCGCTCGCCGCCGCACTGACCACCGTCCTGTCGGGCGCCCCGGCCGCTCTCCCGACCATCGACCCGACCGACGCTGCCGCGACCGACGAAGGAGATCCCTCGTGA